The genomic DNA ACCAGGACTGCTGCCATGGGTCAAACTCGTGGACAACTTTGATGCCCAGTACTCCTATATCACCAATGAGGGAACTGTGTTCACTTTCCGCTCCAATTTGGATGCTCCTAGGTATTGTCTAATCAACATAGACATCCAGAAACCAGAGAGGCAGCACTGGACAACACTCATACCGGAGCATGACAAGGATGTCCTTGGTGAGACTAAATGCAAATTACAATGGAGTGTAACGTTATTTAAGTATAACGTCAATGCTGGTGGGACTGAATAACAGACCTTTGTTGGCATGACAGCTGCTGCTTTGTGTCAGTGTGAATAAAATCCACCAAGATTTGGTTATACGTAAATGGCTTGTACAAGGAATCGCAGTTCCACAATTCATACACTGAAATCTTGCAAAACTCTTTTCACTGAATTTCTGACCTAAGGTTTCGTTGACAGTCTGACCACAACAAGTGGGAAGTTCTATATCTGTGGTTGAAGACCTTCGTCAGAGGGAACTCTGCTCAAAAAGTGAAACCTGACCCATAAGCactttgtctgctgttttttttttattagtcagtCGAATGATGGTAATTGTACTTCATCATACAGTTAGCCACACAGCTGTGAATGTGGGAGTTTCCTCTGagaaacatgtaaacacacacacacacacacacacacacacacacacgcacacacaccagtacAAATTTAGAGGTGAATAATGAATATTTGAATGGAAATTATATTATACAGCTGTATTTGAGAAAGTTAGTGCTCTTTTGCTTTCTccattattatattttgctgGATACATACTATTTTGTGTGAGCTTTTAAATTACTTTGGTCATGTCTGTTGATACACTTAATGCCATGGTTTCAAACACTTTTGATGTGCATGCACTTCCCAGAAGGAAGTTGAAAGTTACATCAGATAATGTAGGTTGCTtgctttttaagttttaataacTTGTGAAATAATAGAATACTCATGCAGCTGTTTCATCGACTGGCAACCCCATCTTAGCCCTTTCCTTCTGTTTAATGATGCTATCTTGTGTCAGGCTCTTAAAGCCTTCTCTGATATCAGTTCAGTAATATGTCCAATATTTTTTGTGccatattaatatttacatataaactATATTAACTATGAGTGGCtacataaatgcataaaatggTACATAAATGGTAAAGTAACTGATTTATTAGTCTGGTTTCTATTGTCCTTGTCTGGATACCgatgacacaaaaacaaattccATATATGGGATtttgttactctgtgtgtgtgtgtgtgtgtgtgtgtgtgtgtgtgtgtgtgtgtgtgtgtgtgtgtgtgtgtgtgtgtgtgtgtgtgtgtgtgtgtgtgtgtgtgtgtgtgtgtgtgtgtgtgtgtaataaaaaGAGAGATAGCAGTCTCTGTAGCACCACTGCCATCTGCTGAGCAATAAGGCTGCCCTTACAatgcatcacacacatttagcaCATAAGACTGTCCTCTGCTGGCTGTTGATGAGACTTCGTAAGATTTCAGTAAATGGATCCATAGGATGCACCTGTATAACTCTTGACCTAccggttaaataaataaatcaatacaatcACAATCAATCCATAGCCATTACCTATGTATTTACCCCATTACCTGCCTTCATGAAAGGATTAAGAAATGACTCTTTAATATCAAGTTAAAGAGGTAATTTGACAGTTAAGGAATTAATACTGGTAGTAACAGACAGACTAAGGATacagtttccctttttttctccaacgaAAGCAGCTTCATGCTATCATGTTCACTTTTTACTGCTTCCTCTTTGGATCCTTCTGCAGGTTTTGTCTCCTGTGTAAACCACCACCACCTGCTGGTCAACTACCTCCATGACGTGAAAGATATTCTGCAGCTGTATGAACTGTCTACAGGCCAGCTGGTCAAGGATCTGCCACTGGATGTTGGCACAGTGGCCGGAGTGAGCTGCAAGAAGAAACACTCTGACTTCTTCTACAAGTTTACCTCCTTCACTACGCCAGGTAAatctattatttaatttattatttttaggttGTTTGCTATTTAACTGCCAAGAAACACAACACGTAAATGTCATGATTTACTTAAAGGACAGgctcacattttttcaaatctgtttttaaacaacagtcaCGTGCCCAAGTGGACATTGAAAtaagtttttcttgctgtaatcatttctcctgttcatactgaccattagaagatccctccataatgcacttacaatgtaaatgatggcaGCCAGAATCCACAAGCCTccctctgtgcaaaaatatatttaaatgttttatctgaagctaatttaaagtttcagccatccaaattagtcaaatcaattttttttttttttaaatgctgaagtccttctttttgttactgttattccactacagctcaacaggaaaacatcatccaaggaaacacaaagagggaattttatgctaaaaagactgtaaatgtgtcagatatcagcTTAATATGACTAAATCCAACTGCTAAAACCTCATTTAagatttttaagtgtttttgctCAATATAACTGGACACACTGTGgcttttggcccccatcacttggGCGACTGAAGAGTATCCTTTAACAGCCAGAATGAATGGGAGGTAAACCTTTTTCACTGTCCgcatggacacctgactgttgtttaaagacagacttgaaaaattgtgaacttgtcctttaacacAGCACAATGTCAATCAGAACTACCAGTGAACATAGGGTTAGGGTCCCACATAGAGGGAATACAACGGCAGTTTCTAAACATGTGACACAAAATGTAactctttaaaatacattaaaatattatatatgcaTCTAAAATTCTACATGTATTGTTGCAAGTGCTGCTGAACATAAGAACAGCAGTGCTATGAACCAAATTGTAATGTCAGCATTTTTACAATAATTCAAACATGCTGATACATGCTTTTAAATACAAGTAAACTGAGGCTGGTGGAAATTATTGGTGTCATTATTTTtccaggtatttggtcataaacctaAACATGAACATGACATGAATGTCTTTACCAAGTATCAAGTTTCTTAtcgttgttgagacatttcagtgAAACCATAAGGGTGAAATTCATGGTAGTGCTAGAGAAAAAGTCAGGGGATTACCAAAGACAGTAGTGGGTGAACCCAATCTGCTGACTTGTATATTAATATCCTCATACCTAATATGAACAATGAGTATAAATATCCCTGTGTTATTGCAGAAACGCACAGTAACCTCTAACCTTCATGGCCTTTGTTCTCTGGTACACAGGTATCATTTACTACTGCGACCTGAGCGTACCAAACCCAGAACCCAAAGTGTTCAGGGAGGTTGAGGTAAAAGGCGTCAAGCAAGAAGACTATCAGACCACCCAGGTAATGtactgttttttatgttcttatCTGTTTGATTAGACCACAAGTCTTCTAAATAAAACTTCTCCATTATTCTTTCTTTGTATATTCTTTCTGTCACTTACACTTCATTCATGTTCCTGTAATAGTATCACATTTACTGGTTACATGTACGTAGCATGATTTAAATTTCCCAGAAATGGATGCATTATGATAAGAGGATAGGAAGTGGTAATGGGTAGGTGTGAACAGTTTCTTTTTGACttgtacaaaaaacatttgtgtgcaaGTTATGCCACACAGTAGAGCTCTCATATGTTTTTAAGGTATTTTACCCCAGTAAAGATGGAACCAAGATCCCCATGTTCTTAGTCCATGCCAAGGGCCTGAAGAAAGATGGGACTCATCCCGTCTTTCTGTATGGATACGGAGGATTTGAGCATTCCATACAACCGTACTACAAGTAAGCACAAGTGCTCTGGTCaaactaaaacaattattaaagaCTTTAAGTCTTCTCTGATGTCAGCTGACAAAGACAAGCAGATACAAATGAGGAGTAGTTAAGTACAGACTGGTAGAGGTGTAGTGGAACTATTAATATCGCCACCAATACTCCAGGATAGAGTGAGATATACAGGTGCCTTATAAAGTCATTTACATGGCAGTTTTctgcaaaaaataacaaagatgTCATGTTTGTTCTGTTTACCATTTGGCCCTAACCTGATTACCTCTAATTTGACtgttatattttgtcttttatgttgaCAATGGAACAGTGGTGCTTGAGAAAGATGTATCCTCAGTGCCCACTGAAATTAGCTGATGATACTGTTTACTTTCACATGCACTAGATAACTGGCATCTCATAAGAGTGGAATGAAGGTAGAAAGTAGTCATCAAAAATCTGATCTACATAGGAAATATAATGTGAGTGTAACGTGAGTGAAATCATAGtgagattttaaaataatttgacaaAAAGGTTTCATTGTCTTCTAAATTTAaagtattactactactatcacCGCTTCTGCTAAATCTACCACTTTAGTTAGATtatttatgtttacattttgtaaacGAAAAATGTGCCTCAGGCTGATTTCTGTTCTGCTAATGATTTTTTCCCGTGTGTGTCCATAACCTTGTGTGTACTTACATGCTTTTATTTCTTGCCTCTGTCTTTGTGTGGTCAGTGTTGCTTACCTGCTGTATGTGAGACACCTGGGAGGGATCCTAGCAGTGGCCAACATCAGAGGTGGTGGAGAGTACGGTCTCACCTGGCACAAAGGTACAGACTTAagacaacagacagacaggagataCTGAAGAGTAACtcggagacagacagacagtgttagttagaacattttaaacatgatgTTCCTTGGTCTGATTCTGGCTTTTACTGTATCATGTGCTTGTAGCTGGTACATTAGGGAACAAGCAGACATGCTTTGATGACTTCCAGTGTGCAGCAGAGTATCTCATCCAGGAGAAGTACACCACAGCCAGCCGCATTGCTATCAATGGTGCCTCTAATGGAGGGCTGCTCGTGGGTAAGTACAGGATCAACTGTGTGAGCGTCATTACATTATGTGATTATGTATTTACTGAGAAATCTAGTGATAAAgccagagggagagggaaagatgAAATTAAAGGATTTTAAAAGTATATCTTAGGGACGATTATTCACAGTCCATTACATGTTACGCACAGGAGTTGAAGTTTTCTAGGTGGGGGAGCCAtgctattcatttatatattatatattattatacatttatattacctcctctttctccccaATTTAACAGCTCAGTACCCAATTCCTTTACAGTTTCACCCATAAGACCACTAAAATGACACATATTCATAGCTGCTTGAATTTAATTCACTGCAACTTCAAAGCTAAGATGCTGAAagctctgttttatttatattacgGCTTTGGCATAATTGCTAATGTCAAATTCATCTAACAGTAGTTAGCTGCTTAGCTTCAATTAATTTAGTCATTaaacagcacattaaacagtGCTTAGTCACATCATTTACCAAAGGCTGGCTGCCATATGGCATCACACAAACCCAACTCATGCCTTCTTTCTTGCTGTGTAAGTGGCCATTTAGGAGTGATTGTGTCCTACAGTGTGAGGTAAAGgggatgtactgtatgtgtgtatgtgtgtgtgtatttgtaagtAAATTCAATCTATGACGCAAatttgaaatacacacacagcgGCGTGCGTGAACCAGCGTCCAGACCTGTATGGCTGTGCTGTGGCAGAGGTGGGGGTGATGGATATGCTGAAGTTCCACAAATTCACCATCGGTCATGCATGGACTACCGACTACGGCTGCTCAGATGATATGGATCAGTTTAAGTGGCTCATCAAGtatggaacacacacacacacacacacacacacacacacacacacacacacacacacacacacacacacacacacacacacagagagacacaacaAGTCACTAAAATATAACCATGTACAAAAATATGTCATAGTTATGCTAAACTGGTAGAAACATTGCAATTATTGTCCaataaatgtttggttttagAGAGTTGAAGTTTACATTTTACTACTGGAATACATACAAGGGAGCGTGAGTGATAataaataatggtaataataagaACTCAAGGAAAAAGCTAAGTAATGTAGGGTGCGGCAAGTGAGAATTATTTTATAATCTAGTCAATCAGGTTTTAGAGAAAAGCCACAACCCAACTTCAGCTCTGTCTTCATAAGAGTTTACTGACATTATTGCCCACATCTCTTGAtctcgttttttttcttttttttctgcatgtatTTGCCTTTTCTGCTCTGATTGCTGCATAAATCTGCAAGGCAAATAGGTTCTGATGGATGTCGATTTCTAATTTTATACAGTCACACATGAGAATCTGTCTTCCTGCTGGATTTTCAGGATTTTTGCTAGCGGCACATCTCTAATAATAGTCAAGCTGTCATTCAATATGTGCTGCAATGTTGTATCTATGAAACAATATGTGTTATTGGACACAGTTATGTGTGGGATGTAAAGTATTTGTTGGTTTCAGTAGTATCAAAGGTATGCAAAGGAACTGAATCACACATTAAAGTTCATGAATCACTCCTATATCCCCTCATCTCCCTGATAAGAGATTCTTCACACTTTTCCTTCCAACCAGTCTTTCTCACCTTCTCTCCCAGGTATTCTCCTCTTCATAATCTGCCTGAGCCAATTTACTCTGGCACTCCTTACCCTGCCGTCCTGCTCCTGACAGCAGATCACGATGATCGCGTGGTTCCACTCCACACCCTGAAGTACTGTGCTACCTTGCAGCACGGGTTGGGCAGCAGCTCTGTCCAGCGTCAGCCCCTGATGGTCAGGGTGGACACCCGTAGCGGGCACGGTGCAGGGAAACCCACTGCAAAGGCCATTTTGGAAGACACGCACATCTTTTCCTTCATTGCTGAGACTCTTGGGGTCAGCTGGAAAAATTGAGGAGATGTGACAGGGAGAGTGAGGTAATGATGGAGGTTTTTAAGGGGTGATGATcattttttgcataatttttttaaaaattttttttaagaaagcATACTTGTAGAACTAGGAAGAAATCGGGGGGACTATGGTGTTAGAATTTAGAAAAGGGAAGAATAAAATTAGGGAAACGagtgaaaaagagacaaatgcaGAAGTTAGTTAACGGTTATAGAAACATGCAGCAAAATGAAATGCCTTATAAAAAGTACAGTGTGACGAAAATCTAAAATACTAATAATCCTCTGTAGATTAACATAACCAATTACAAAGAAAGCTTTTTAGACAGTTTTGTTagaacatttactgtaaatttgtatttgaatatgaatggtggaataatacattttcaataaaatatattttcgaTCATTATTTCTTTCTACCTCCTTTATAAGGTATAAGCAAATCCAAATATTGGTCTTAATAGATGATTATATATGAATTGGTCACCAGTGCTGGAAGAAGTATCCAGACCTTGTAATTAGGTAAAAGTAGAAATTccacaatgtaaaataatatataatgatatgagtcttacattattatatatactaaATTGTTGGAATATTGTTCTTGACACATAAACGTGTAGGTAGTgcattcacatttaaataaacgTTATATATTATTCAATCATGTAATGAACAGTggttcattacattttaaagattttatatAGAATGGATTGTACTATTGTAGCGgagtacatttacattttacattttgtcaatcAAGACAATAAAATCAGAAATAGCCATGGTACAAAAAGTGCAATAACAGAGAGGTGCTACACAGaagatttgttttattgattattattaaaataagaaatgacTGCAAGTAGACGGTTGCATAAGAAATGTCATAAACAACAAGAAAGTAGTGCGACAATTAACCAAGTGCTAACAAGTTATGGGTTGCTTATGTATTGAGGTTTTGAGCTGAGTCAGTAGACTGTATGAAGCTTAGTAGCTCGGTAAGAGTAAAAATACACAGCAGCATAAAACTTGAAGTAAATACAGTATTGGGAGTAAATGAAATTACTGTGTGATGCAGTTATCATGTACTCCACCAGGTGGCAGTATGACACTAGAAACTCTTCTCCAAGCTTGAGCATTTGACAACACCCATAGGTCAAAGGCTAGATGCCAGTTCAGTGTCATTCTGCTCGACTGCTTCGTTGAGCTGGATTAtggactaaaaaaaacaaacagcaggatGCCAATCTGcttaatactgtatattgtctCTCTGCTGGTCTCTCTGCCTGGCAGGGGGGGAATCAAATCACTGGCGGATAAGAGAAAAATGGGATACATCTGTGTAACAGAGGAAGTAGCAAGCAAGTaaagggagacagaggagaggtaAAGATTTGTGGAAAGATGTTTAGCACTGAAAAGTTGAGAGATTGGGTGTGATAATAGACAGCAGATATatggtgagacagtgagaggcaACAAGAAGACAAGCAGCAAGAGACTGAAAGTGCACTTATGAGGAGTCTCCGGAGGCAGCCAGACAGATGGGTGTTTAAACTGtcaaaaagagagatggaaactCTCCGCCAGCCTCGAGTCTGTCAGCCAAccacagagagtgagagaagttCGGTACGGTCACTCAGAGTTTAATCTCGGCTCAGTGGGAAGTACTGATTTCGTCAGACTGAACCCCTGTGCCTTATCTAAGTACCTCTCAGTGGTAGACAGCATGGGAAAAGAAGAGGGGAAAGTAGAGAAGGCTGCAGGAGTAGGATTTGCAGACAATGACTCTACCACTGGGGCAAAGTGGTTGAATGAAGCCGGGAAAGACAAAGCCAGTAATAAGCTGGACAtatgagagaaagagtgaggggTTTAAGATCATGCAGCAAAAAGGCTGTGATGCTCTACTCCAGGAGTGTCCCAGAGGATTGGGCAGGCTTTTGCTGCTTCATTTCCTTCAATCACCCCCCCGTCACCTCTCGAtatccttttttcccctgttctctgtgtgtatacacacacattcacccatGTACAAGCAAGCATAGCCTTcgcatctcttttttttttcctctggagAAACACAAGCTTTTACCTACGAAAGCTTCAACATCTTACAGCTCCTTCCCTCCCCTATCCCCTCCCCCCCACCTCACCCTCATAGGTCCCCATCCTGTCCTCCGTTTGTTTACTTACTCCCTCCATAATGCAGGGATTAATTTCTCAAAGCCGATTTGAGCTGTGGCACGCTTCGGCAAAGAGCGGAGTGCAGAACTTTTGTGCTGGGGGAAGTTTCCCCTTCACACTAGCTTAGAGGTGGACTGCTCTCCCCTTTATGCCGCTCGCTTTAATCGTCACACAGAGCAGAGGGAGCGAGGGATAGAGGGAAGACAAGAAGGGGAGAGGGCTCTCAACACACAGCTGGGAATCGCTAATGTCTTTACAGAGGTGTCGTCTGCTTTCCCATGTGCCTCTTTGAAACCTTGTGCACTTTCCTTTACCTCTGTGGCATTTCCCGTTCTTTCATTTCTACActctattttttaaagaagtttttgttctttttttccagctgaCAAAGTTTCTTTTATTATAAGGTTGTACCTCATAAGGTTCAGTAAATGCTGCATGATGCCAAGTGCAGAGTGTATATGAGGTTAAGGCTGCAACtgaggattattttttaataactgATTCATCTCCAAATTATTTCTAGCATTATTTCAATGCTTTAGTTtacaacatttttggaaatggtCATCACAAAGTTGTAGAGTCTAAGATGACATCTTCATATGGCGTGATTTGTCtgaaccaacagtccaaaacccaaatctatttaatttttgtgacgatacaaaacagaacaacagCTAATCATCAGATTTATAAAGCTGGAATCTGCAAATTAGGAATGCAACTAATGAGtactttcattttcaattaatctAGTTTTGATTCATTATTCATCAACAATAATTTAGTCTATAAAACGTCTGCTACAATTTCAAAGAGAGCAATTTAGCTAACCAAAGATATTTGATTTTAgatgatataaaaacagaaaagcaccaatgtttttctttataattgAACAGTTGAcgattcattttctttccaactacttatcgattaatcaactaattgtttcagcccTGCTTCAAATGGTTGACATTTTTCCTTGATGAATGACTTAAACTATTGATTTGCTCTCAAAATTGTTGTCAACAatctaattgattaatcaactaagcAGGTCTTCAGCACTTGAGTCTTGGGCTTGAATTTTGGATTTTAGCTCATACAATCAATGCATTTATAAACCAGATTTGCATCATGCTCTTGGAAGAatccctccctgtctctctgtcccaGTCTCATTTACAGTGAATAAACAGGCAAATCTGATTGAAGCTTTACGCTCGAACCGTGAGAAGCCTGATAAAATACCAACTAACACAAAACCCCCTTGCCACTGAGCATAGTTACTGGGGGATATGTTGTTTGCATACTAAGACATCACACTAATACTAACggcttttattattttgtaccaCTAGGGAACAGGAGGAGGATAAAAGTTGATTAAGTCCTCTATCCGGTTCATTTAGCATGTGTGCAGCTGCTAAGATGGCTCATGACCCAGAGCAGGCAGGAGACAAATGTCAAGTCTATTAGGATTTCATGATTCATATTATGTAGATTAAACCAGccacatatttttttacagctatattttttattttattatttatttgatgtcCAATATACAATATTCTTACAGCATTGCATTCATGTGTATGGTTGTCCATACAAATAAAGGCataaacatttctttacagCAACCAGCTCAACAGTTTCTAACCCTGAATATTAATGAGCAGGACATGTAAATTAGCTTTTTGTGCATTCTTCATCACATTATATCTCAAATGTGAGCTAGAAATCTATGATAAGCCTCCGATAATGAATTATCCAAATCCAGTGTGACTGCACAGGGAGTTCAACTGCTGCTTAGCCCGGGTCTACTAAGCAGCAActgaaggaggtgatgtttgaTTGCGTGGGAGGTTTAGAAAGCTGCAGCAAGCGATGGCTCAGAGATGAAACTCATTAAGTCTCAAACTCCAATCCTCAACTCCAATAAGACAGTAATATAAAAAGTATGgattgctgctgcagtggtgtatgaaaaaaaatgtttaaaaaaaatctgaaatgcaTGCCCATGGACTGTCAACACATAATATGCACACACTCTGACCCATGTGAGCAGGCATGGAAGCACACTCGCTTCTCCACACCCACACAACTGCCCGCAGCAATCCCAAACAAAAGTTAATTTGCATTTACAATAATTTCCCATATGCTCAACGCTGGTCTAACGGTGGGCGTTGCGTAATAAAACAGCAAGTAATATAACCTCAGTCCCGGAGAGAGAGACTTAATAAGTTCACATGATAGAgttgagagagagtgagtgagagaaagcCATGAACTCCAAAAGCAGGCTTGGAGAGGTAACTGAAAGTTGAATTCAGTTGTAAGTGGATACCAGGCATTAAGTGTGCAACAGATAAGTACAAGAGGCCTACGTAGCCTTAAGATGAGAGAGATGAGTGAGCTCTAAAGGTCTATGGttcattttttttggatcagaAATAAAGTTAAAAGGTAAAGGATAATTGAAAGTTTATCATATCGACCCCATCGAACTTTACTCACAGTATCAGCTGTTCAAAGCTACCGCTGCTTTCTCTGTAGCACTGctgctggtttaaaaaaaacaaaaaacaaaaaaaacgctGCAGGGTACCTTTGAACCAAAACTATCTCCATGCCAAGCAAGAGAGAGCTGTTTTTGTGAACTGACCGTTTAAACAGCTATACAGCAGgatatttggggtttttttaggAGAGAAAGCAACATATCAATCAcagtatcattttaaaatgtgtggtaCCTATACAAAAAAATtgatttagaaacattt from Scomber scombrus chromosome 16, fScoSco1.1, whole genome shotgun sequence includes the following:
- the LOC133996653 gene encoding prolyl endopeptidase-like codes for the protein MAFKYPTARRDESKVDDYHGTKICNPYAWLEDPDSEETMAFVEEQNKLTMPYLEQCAVRAQFQQRLTELYDYPKYSCPYKRGKRYFYSHNKGLQNQDALYVQDSLDAPATVFFDPNKLSEDGTVALKMGRLSEECEYFAYGLSSSGSDWVTIRFMKADDLTPLDDVLERVKFSCLAWTHDAKGVFYNCYPRQEGKTDGTETTCNINQKLFFHVIGTKQSEDILVAEFPDHPKWHSALTISDDGRYAVLSITEGCEPVNQLWYCDLQQLPNGITGLLPWVKLVDNFDAQYSYITNEGTVFTFRSNLDAPRYCLINIDIQKPERQHWTTLIPEHDKDVLGFVSCVNHHHLLVNYLHDVKDILQLYELSTGQLVKDLPLDVGTVAGVSCKKKHSDFFYKFTSFTTPGIIYYCDLSVPNPEPKVFREVEVKGVKQEDYQTTQVFYPSKDGTKIPMFLVHAKGLKKDGTHPVFLYGYGGFEHSIQPYYNVAYLLYVRHLGGILAVANIRGGGEYGLTWHKAGTLGNKQTCFDDFQCAAEYLIQEKYTTASRIAINGASNGGLLVAACVNQRPDLYGCAVAEVGVMDMLKFHKFTIGHAWTTDYGCSDDMDQFKWLIKYSPLHNLPEPIYSGTPYPAVLLLTADHDDRVVPLHTLKYCATLQHGLGSSSVQRQPLMVRVDTRSGHGAGKPTAKAILEDTHIFSFIAETLGVSWKN